One segment of Drosophila mauritiana strain mau12 chromosome 3R, ASM438214v1, whole genome shotgun sequence DNA contains the following:
- the LOC117143658 gene encoding protein D2 — protein MLRVLLPLVCCLLAVQAGSVEEVFRSHQVVPDVIPEPPNQLLKVTYSNNLVAKDGVELTPTQVKDQPVVEWDAQPGEFYTLIMTDPDAPSRAQPKFREFKHWILANIAGNDLTSGEPIAEYIGSGPPQGTGLHRYVFLLYKQSGKLEFDEERVSKRSRKDRPKFSAAKFAKKHELGNPIAGTFYQAQYDDYVPKLHKQLSEN, from the exons ATGCTGCGAGTGCTATTGCCATTGGTGTGCTGCCTACTGGCCGTTCAAGCTGGCTCCGTGGAGGAGGTTTTCAGATCGCACCAGGTGGTCCCCGACGTTATTCCCGAGCCGCCGAACCAGTTGTTGAAG GTCACGTACAGCAACAACCTGGTGGCCAAGGATGGAGTGGAGCTAACGCCCACGCAGGTTAAGGATCAGCCAGTCGTGGAGTGGGACGCTCAGCCCGGAGAGTTCTACACCCTCATCATGACGGATCCCGATGCACCCAGCCGAGCGCAGCCCAAGTTCCGTGAGTTCAAGCACTGGATCCTCGCCAACATCGCCGGCAACGACTTGACAAGTGGTGAGCCCATCGCCGAGTACATTGGCTCGGGCCCACCCCAGGGCACGGGACTGCATCGCTACGTCTTCCTGCTGTACAAGCAGTCCGGCAAACTCGAGTTCGACGAGGAGCGCGTGAGCAAGAGATCCCGCAAGGATCGTCCCAAATTCAGCGCCGCCAAGTTTGCCAAGAAGCACGAGCTGGGCAATCCCATAGCTGGAACTTTCTACCAAGCCCAGTACGACGACTATGTTCCAAAACTGCACAAGCAACTTTCGGAGAATTGA